A genomic window from Streptomyces sp. NBC_01429 includes:
- the cpaB gene encoding Flp pilus assembly protein CpaB produces MNSRQRRGVILLLLSVLCAFGAFAGVLSVISDVNSKVGPEVAAYRLKEDVAPYTQLSPDQFEKITMPRRWLSKNAVTDLSVVSGKIAVTQLKQGSLLQDDMIIKRPALANDEQEIAIMIDAATGVAGKISPGDLVNIFATFAGDSQAGTKSESRIIVPNAKVIDVGKLTALEPDEDGKSRGAVKQAVPITFALKTKDTQRIAYAESFAQHVRLALLADGSPTTLRPGENIYTLEGDK; encoded by the coding sequence ATGAATTCACGGCAACGCCGCGGCGTCATACTGCTTCTTCTCTCGGTCCTCTGCGCCTTCGGTGCCTTTGCCGGTGTCCTCTCGGTGATCAGCGACGTGAACTCGAAAGTCGGCCCCGAAGTGGCCGCGTACCGGCTGAAGGAGGACGTGGCGCCGTACACGCAGCTCTCTCCTGACCAGTTCGAGAAGATCACGATGCCCAGGCGCTGGCTCTCCAAGAACGCCGTGACGGACCTGTCCGTCGTCAGCGGGAAGATCGCCGTCACCCAGCTGAAGCAGGGCTCGCTGCTCCAGGACGACATGATCATCAAGCGGCCCGCGCTCGCCAACGACGAGCAGGAGATCGCCATCATGATCGACGCCGCGACCGGCGTGGCGGGCAAGATCTCCCCCGGTGACCTGGTCAACATCTTCGCCACCTTCGCCGGTGACAGCCAGGCGGGCACCAAGTCCGAGTCCCGCATCATCGTCCCCAACGCGAAGGTCATCGACGTCGGCAAGCTCACCGCCCTGGAGCCCGACGAGGATGGCAAGAGCCGCGGCGCGGTCAAGCAGGCCGTGCCGATCACCTTCGCGCTGAAGACGAAGGACACCCAGCGCATCGCGTACGCGGAATCCTTCGCTCAGCATGTACGGCTCGCGCTTCTCGCCGACGGCAGCCCGACGACGCTGCGGCCCGGCGAGAACATCTACACCCTCGAAGGGGACAAGTGA
- a CDS encoding DUF5936 domain-containing protein: protein MGLLLAVGVGIAVFGIFHGLRIYRADARLPGDLAIALEVGSTRTTAVGSGIDRLGIRWAPSVLRMMGPKRVDALRRRLDMAGNPGGMTVDRFAARRAVYGALGAGAALAMMARGQTVIALVALAYGLVWPDVIIRAAIRRRKADIERTLPDFLDVLAVVVSAGLGFRQALERVANKYSGPWSDELSVTLRQMDMGVSRREAFDQLRKRNSSEQVSMFVTALQQGEELGAPIVDTLIQIANDMRRADAQNARRSAAQAVPKSTLVVTMVMLPATMILIVLSFYYGSGVDFGDILSG from the coding sequence ATGGGACTTCTGCTCGCCGTCGGCGTGGGAATCGCCGTGTTCGGCATCTTCCACGGACTGCGTATCTACCGCGCTGACGCCCGGTTGCCGGGAGACCTGGCCATCGCCCTGGAGGTCGGCTCGACCCGTACCACCGCGGTGGGGTCGGGGATCGACCGGCTCGGTATCCGCTGGGCCCCCAGCGTGCTCAGGATGATGGGCCCCAAGCGGGTGGACGCGCTGCGTCGCCGGCTGGACATGGCGGGAAATCCGGGCGGTATGACGGTGGACCGGTTCGCCGCCCGCCGCGCCGTGTACGGCGCCCTGGGCGCGGGGGCCGCCCTGGCCATGATGGCGCGGGGACAGACGGTCATCGCGCTGGTCGCGCTCGCCTACGGTCTGGTCTGGCCCGACGTGATCATCCGGGCGGCGATCCGCCGGCGCAAGGCGGACATCGAACGCACTCTGCCGGACTTCCTCGACGTGCTCGCCGTCGTCGTCTCGGCGGGCCTGGGCTTCCGGCAGGCGCTGGAGCGCGTGGCCAACAAGTACTCCGGTCCCTGGTCGGACGAGCTGAGCGTGACCCTGCGCCAGATGGACATGGGCGTCAGCCGCCGCGAAGCGTTCGACCAGCTGCGCAAGCGCAACTCCTCCGAGCAGGTGTCGATGTTCGTGACCGCCCTCCAGCAGGGTGAGGAGCTGGGCGCGCCCATCGTCGACACGCTGATCCAGATCGCCAACGACATGCGCAGGGCCGACGCTCAGAACGCCCGTCGAAGCGCCGCGCAGGCGGTACCCAAGAGCACACTTGTCGTGACCATGGTGATGCTGCCCGCCACCATGATTCTCATCGTGCTCAGTTTCTACTACGGATCCGGCGTCGACTTCGGAGACATCCTCTCCGGATGA
- a CDS encoding AAA family ATPase yields the protein MTTRILPVVGEADAARSITTLLSQLPEAEPAAPIGDSTTLIDTLGRLAAESIDELPEVVLVHERIGPVPALELIREVSLRFPAVGVVLVTTDPSPGLFSAAMDSGARGLVGLPLSYEELAQRVQAAAGWSVGVRRHLGQGSDVFTGPGGTVVTVSGAKGGVGTTLTAVQLALAAKASGMNTALADLDLQAGDVASYLDVQFRRSIVDLASIQDVTPRVLQDAVFIHPTGIGLLLAPGEGERGEEINERSVRQIISALRHRYDVVVIDCGTQMNSANAAAIEMADTTLLVTTPDVVSVRAAKRMVRLWDRLQIRKAEETVTVVNRHTRSTEIQPPLIERITGTRVSRVTVPANFKELQAAVDAGRMQDLESKSTVKQAMWGLAGELGLVKVPDPVEKGGRSKAAQGPFKGDRGSIGVRRGRSKP from the coding sequence ATGACCACTCGCATCCTCCCGGTCGTCGGCGAAGCCGACGCCGCCCGGTCCATCACCACCCTGCTCAGCCAGCTGCCCGAAGCGGAGCCGGCCGCGCCGATCGGTGACTCGACCACCCTGATCGACACCCTGGGGCGGCTCGCCGCCGAGTCGATCGACGAGCTGCCCGAGGTCGTACTGGTCCATGAGCGGATCGGTCCGGTGCCGGCGCTGGAACTGATCCGCGAAGTGTCCCTCCGCTTCCCCGCGGTGGGCGTCGTCCTGGTCACCACGGACCCGAGTCCAGGTCTCTTCTCGGCCGCGATGGACTCGGGCGCCCGCGGCCTGGTCGGGCTGCCGCTCTCGTACGAGGAACTGGCCCAGCGCGTCCAGGCGGCGGCGGGCTGGTCCGTGGGCGTACGGCGCCACCTCGGCCAGGGCAGCGATGTCTTCACCGGCCCCGGCGGCACCGTCGTCACCGTCAGCGGCGCGAAGGGCGGCGTCGGCACGACGCTGACCGCCGTACAGCTGGCGCTGGCGGCGAAGGCGTCGGGCATGAACACGGCGCTCGCCGACCTGGACCTCCAGGCCGGGGACGTCGCCTCCTATCTGGACGTGCAGTTCCGCCGGTCGATCGTGGACCTCGCCTCCATCCAGGACGTCACCCCCCGGGTGCTCCAGGACGCGGTCTTCATCCACCCGACCGGCATCGGACTGCTGCTGGCGCCGGGGGAGGGGGAGCGGGGCGAGGAGATCAACGAACGGTCCGTACGGCAGATCATCAGCGCCCTGCGCCACCGTTACGACGTCGTGGTCATCGACTGCGGCACCCAGATGAACAGCGCGAACGCCGCCGCCATCGAGATGGCCGACACCACGCTGCTGGTGACCACACCCGACGTGGTGTCGGTCCGCGCGGCCAAGCGCATGGTGCGGCTGTGGGACCGGCTCCAGATCCGCAAGGCGGAGGAGACCGTGACCGTGGTCAACCGCCATACGCGCAGCACCGAGATCCAGCCGCCGCTGATCGAACGGATCACCGGCACCCGGGTCTCGCGGGTGACCGTCCCCGCCAACTTCAAGGAGCTCCAGGCGGCGGTGGACGCGGGGCGGATGCAGGACCTGGAGTCCAAGTCCACCGTGAAGCAGGCGATGTGGGGGCTGGCGGGGGAGCTGGGACTGGTGAAGGTCCCGGATCCGGTGGAGAAGGGCGGCAGATCCAAGGCGGCGCAGGGCCCGTTCAAGGGAGACCGTGGCTCGATCGGCGTCCGCCGAGGACGATCCAAGCCGTAG
- a CDS encoding TadE family protein, which translates to MPGRLRAAGSRAVRGLSVRGRSVRGALGDRGQAAVEFVGVMPVILATAVLLWEAALVGYTFSLAGNAADQAVRAGAVADGSRTAACREAAEEHLPGAWNVRDVSCVTSSSGEEVKAELKVELPLLFPGVNIPIGVPAHASAVRES; encoded by the coding sequence ATGCCCGGTCGCCTGAGGGCGGCCGGGTCAAGGGCGGTTCGCGGACTGTCGGTCCGCGGGCGGTCGGTCCGCGGCGCCCTCGGCGACCGGGGACAGGCCGCCGTCGAGTTCGTCGGCGTGATGCCGGTCATCCTGGCGACGGCCGTCCTGCTCTGGGAGGCCGCGCTGGTCGGCTACACCTTCTCGCTGGCGGGGAACGCGGCGGACCAGGCGGTACGGGCCGGCGCGGTGGCCGACGGGTCGCGCACCGCGGCCTGCCGGGAGGCGGCGGAGGAACATCTCCCCGGCGCCTGGAACGTACGGGACGTCAGCTGTGTGACGTCCTCGTCCGGGGAAGAGGTCAAGGCGGAGCTCAAGGTCGAGCTGCCCCTGTTGTTCCCCGGCGTCAACATTCCGATCGGTGTCCCCGCGCACGCGTCCGCCGTAAGGGAGAGCTGA
- a CDS encoding response regulator: MPDDIPRTSPLVPSAHSVAPASPVPSMPPAVPVPPAAPGGFPDLPHAMPAQPPMRVVVADDNPVVRAGLTVLLSGRDDIEVVAEASDGRQAYELALQTRPDVILLDVRMPGVDGISALPHLVRLAPVLMMTYSRESRIVHEALRLGAGGYLVHGEFTADQLVYAVRDIKQGRAHFTYSASSALLATVRGGSQGDGQDPLPEGLGTAFTGPGYTPVVPDHASASAHAAPPGHPPYFPPMPATNSQARQVDQGLNGQRFAQDASLSQANMAHSLQGRQQTAPPGLAASRANPYADLSQREVEIMDLIASGMTNQQIAATCFISQKTVKNHINRIFAKLNAASRGEAIALWNGNARGRAADHG; the protein is encoded by the coding sequence ATGCCGGACGACATCCCCAGAACCTCACCGCTCGTACCTTCGGCGCACTCTGTGGCACCCGCGAGCCCCGTACCCTCCATGCCCCCCGCCGTCCCCGTGCCCCCCGCGGCCCCGGGAGGGTTCCCCGACCTCCCGCACGCGATGCCCGCCCAGCCGCCGATGCGTGTGGTGGTCGCCGACGACAACCCGGTGGTACGCGCCGGGCTCACCGTGCTGCTCTCCGGCCGTGACGACATCGAGGTCGTCGCGGAGGCGTCGGACGGCCGGCAGGCCTACGAACTGGCCCTGCAGACCCGCCCGGACGTCATCCTGCTGGACGTACGCATGCCGGGCGTCGACGGCATATCCGCGCTGCCGCACCTGGTACGGCTGGCGCCGGTGCTGATGATGACGTACAGCCGGGAGAGCCGGATCGTCCACGAGGCGCTGAGACTGGGCGCGGGCGGCTACCTCGTCCACGGCGAGTTCACCGCCGACCAACTGGTGTACGCGGTCAGGGACATCAAGCAGGGCCGGGCCCACTTCACCTACTCCGCCTCCAGCGCCCTGCTGGCGACGGTGCGGGGCGGGAGCCAGGGGGACGGGCAGGATCCCCTGCCGGAAGGGCTGGGTACGGCCTTCACCGGGCCCGGCTACACCCCCGTCGTCCCGGATCACGCATCTGCATCCGCACACGCGGCACCTCCCGGCCATCCACCCTATTTTCCGCCGATGCCGGCAACGAACTCGCAGGCCAGGCAAGTTGACCAAGGGTTGAACGGGCAACGATTTGCTCAAGATGCTTCGCTTTCGCAAGCGAATATGGCACATTCATTGCAGGGGCGGCAGCAGACCGCGCCCCCCGGGCTCGCCGCGTCCCGCGCGAATCCGTACGCGGACCTGAGCCAGCGGGAGGTGGAGATCATGGACCTGATCGCGTCCGGCATGACCAATCAGCAGATCGCCGCCACCTGCTTCATCAGCCAGAAGACGGTCAAGAACCACATCAACCGCATCTTCGCCAAGCTGAACGCCGCCAGTCGCGGCGAGGCCATCGCGCTCTGGAACGGGAACGCGCGGGGGAGGGCGGCCGACCATGGCTGA
- a CDS encoding CpaF family protein, translated as MSLRARISSPEPTSGQSEESLLVGVYRAKLLEEIDLAEMSTLAAAERRARLERVLGHIISREGPVLSTIERSQLIRRVVDEALGLGILEPLLEDASISEIMVNGADQVFVERNGRLEMLPMRFTSNEQLMQTIERIVSTVNRRVDEANPMVDARLPSGERVNVIIPPLSLTGPILTIRRFPRAFTLQEMIGLGSLDEQMMVLLAGLVRAKFNVIVSGATGTGKTTLLNSLSGLIPDGERIVTIEDSAELQLQQSHVITLESRPSNVEGKGQITIRDLVRNSLRMRPDRIIVGEVRGGETLDMLQAMSTGHDGSLATVHANNAEDALMRLQTLASMSEVEIPFVAIKDQINSAVDVIVQLTRHADGSRRITEIAIVDSHGREEYRIVSVCRYLAQPMGADGRVHGKFEYYPLPRRIAERLYLKSEPVPAAFGVAVSEEDLAVRRTAA; from the coding sequence ATGAGCCTCAGGGCGCGCATCAGCAGCCCGGAGCCGACGAGCGGCCAGAGCGAGGAGAGCCTTCTCGTCGGGGTCTACCGCGCCAAGCTCCTGGAGGAGATCGACCTCGCGGAGATGTCCACGCTCGCGGCGGCCGAGCGCAGGGCCCGCCTTGAGCGGGTTCTGGGTCATATCATCAGCCGCGAGGGGCCGGTCCTCTCCACCATCGAGCGCAGCCAGCTCATCCGCCGGGTCGTCGACGAGGCACTCGGGCTCGGCATTCTGGAGCCCCTGCTCGAAGACGCCTCCATCAGCGAGATCATGGTGAACGGCGCGGACCAGGTCTTCGTCGAGCGCAACGGGCGGCTGGAGATGCTGCCCATGCGCTTCACCTCCAACGAGCAGCTCATGCAGACCATCGAGCGCATCGTCTCCACGGTCAACCGCCGGGTGGACGAGGCGAACCCGATGGTCGACGCCCGCCTGCCCTCGGGCGAGCGAGTCAACGTGATCATTCCACCGCTCTCGCTCACCGGCCCCATCCTCACCATCCGCCGCTTCCCCCGCGCCTTCACCCTGCAAGAGATGATCGGCCTGGGCTCGCTGGACGAGCAGATGATGGTCCTGCTGGCCGGTCTGGTGCGCGCGAAGTTCAACGTGATCGTCTCCGGGGCCACCGGTACCGGGAAGACGACCCTGCTCAACTCCCTCTCCGGACTGATCCCCGACGGCGAGCGCATCGTCACCATCGAGGACTCGGCGGAGCTTCAGCTCCAGCAGTCCCATGTGATCACTCTGGAGAGCCGCCCCTCGAACGTCGAGGGCAAGGGCCAGATCACCATCCGTGACCTCGTGCGCAACTCCCTGCGTATGCGACCCGACCGGATCATCGTCGGTGAGGTCCGAGGCGGCGAGACGCTCGACATGCTCCAGGCGATGTCGACCGGTCACGACGGGTCGCTCGCCACCGTGCACGCCAACAACGCCGAGGACGCGTTGATGCGACTCCAGACCCTGGCCTCGATGTCGGAGGTCGAGATCCCGTTCGTGGCGATCAAGGACCAGATCAACAGCGCCGTCGACGTCATCGTCCAGCTGACCCGGCACGCCGACGGCTCCCGCCGGATCACCGAGATCGCCATCGTCGACTCCCACGGCCGTGAGGAGTACCGGATCGTCTCCGTCTGCCGCTACCTCGCCCAGCCGATGGGCGCGGACGGACGCGTCCACGGCAAGTTCGAGTACTACCCGCTGCCGCGCCGGATCGCGGAGCGGCTCTACCTGAAGAGCGAACCCGTACCGGCGGCCTTCGGCGTCGCGGTCTCCGAGGAGGATCTGGCCGTACGCAGGACGGCGGCCTGA
- a CDS encoding TadE/TadG family type IV pilus assembly protein has protein sequence MWKRPRGGDRDRGRDRGQAAIEFAGLITLLLLVALAAIQLGIAAYAVQQAGTAARAAARAETYRESHLTPQQAAKAATSSWLTVNVSPPSGSGSAVEVEARVEIPSILPVFDFPEARRSVTMPRD, from the coding sequence ATGTGGAAGCGTCCACGCGGTGGCGACCGTGACCGGGGCCGCGACCGGGGCCAGGCCGCCATCGAGTTCGCCGGACTGATCACCCTGCTGCTCCTGGTGGCCCTGGCGGCGATCCAGCTCGGGATCGCGGCCTACGCCGTGCAGCAGGCGGGTACGGCCGCACGCGCGGCGGCCCGCGCGGAGACCTACCGTGAGTCCCACCTGACGCCGCAGCAGGCCGCCAAGGCCGCGACGAGCAGCTGGCTGACGGTGAACGTGTCGCCGCCGAGCGGATCCGGTTCCGCGGTGGAGGTCGAGGCGCGCGTCGAGATCCCCTCGATCCTGCCCGTCTTCGACTTCCCCGAAGCCCGCAGGAGCGTCACGATGCCTCGCGACTGA
- a CDS encoding DUF3592 domain-containing protein, giving the protein MDIPGGEYVFFVGMILLFGWLAAHYARRLAAVVRALRAGGRAPGVCVRIETEPYNRSDAQRYFFTFRPSGGPDRESDGESDGAPEGGPDGREIEFEDLVTRSTQVGTRVTVAYDPAAPARTATVAGHGSWSPIAQYALLVTGCGLAAAGFAAVFLLTVL; this is encoded by the coding sequence ATGGACATCCCGGGCGGTGAGTACGTCTTCTTCGTGGGCATGATCCTGCTGTTCGGCTGGCTCGCGGCACACTACGCCCGCAGGCTCGCCGCGGTGGTGCGGGCCCTGCGGGCCGGCGGCCGGGCGCCGGGGGTGTGCGTACGGATCGAGACCGAGCCGTACAACCGCTCGGACGCGCAGCGGTACTTCTTCACGTTCCGCCCGTCCGGCGGACCGGACAGGGAATCGGACGGGGAATCGGACGGCGCACCGGAGGGCGGACCGGACGGGCGGGAGATCGAGTTCGAGGACCTGGTGACCCGCTCCACGCAGGTGGGCACGCGCGTCACGGTGGCCTACGACCCGGCCGCCCCGGCACGCACCGCGACCGTCGCTGGGCACGGCAGCTGGTCGCCGATCGCGCAGTACGCGCTGCTGGTGACGGGGTGCGGGCTCGCGGCGGCCGGTTTCGCGGCGGTGTTCCTCCTCACGGTGTTATGA
- a CDS encoding type II secretion system F family protein, with protein sequence MDNLPLLTIGVTLLTCVFAVIGGHVYSSGKSQQQLLVDRMSQTGQTAMLNGRRRRFAALDRRLRKTKLGKRIEHKIAATGLDLTVGEYAVYVVLGLLGLYFVVGAIFAPFFGVLAALIGVWGGNAFLNWQRVKRTEAFINQLPELTRVLANATHAGLAMRTALAMAAEELENPAGEELQQVADQLAIGHSLDDALGELADRLPSRELVVLVTTLVLSSRAGGQVVSSLRNLTETLEERKETRREVTTMLSQVKVTALAVPLLGLGFMLMINATTPDALQKMTGSFVGQVGTIVAFALYAAGYLLIRRLSRVQV encoded by the coding sequence ATGGATAACCTCCCACTCCTGACGATCGGCGTCACACTGCTGACCTGTGTGTTCGCGGTCATCGGCGGGCATGTGTACTCGTCGGGCAAATCGCAGCAGCAACTGCTCGTCGACCGCATGTCCCAGACGGGACAGACGGCGATGCTGAACGGCCGGCGCCGTCGCTTCGCCGCCCTCGACCGGCGGCTGCGCAAGACCAAGCTCGGCAAGCGCATCGAGCACAAGATCGCGGCGACGGGACTCGACCTGACGGTCGGTGAGTACGCGGTGTACGTGGTGCTCGGGCTGCTCGGGCTCTACTTCGTCGTCGGAGCGATCTTCGCGCCCTTCTTCGGCGTCCTGGCCGCGCTGATCGGTGTCTGGGGCGGCAACGCCTTCCTGAACTGGCAACGGGTGAAGCGTACGGAGGCATTCATCAACCAGCTCCCGGAGCTGACCCGGGTGCTCGCCAACGCCACCCACGCCGGGCTCGCGATGCGGACGGCGCTGGCGATGGCCGCCGAGGAGCTGGAGAACCCGGCGGGCGAGGAGCTGCAACAGGTCGCCGACCAGCTCGCCATCGGCCACTCCCTGGACGACGCCCTCGGCGAACTCGCCGACCGGCTGCCCTCCCGCGAACTGGTCGTCCTCGTCACCACGCTGGTGCTCTCCAGCCGGGCCGGCGGCCAGGTGGTCAGCTCGCTGCGCAACCTCACGGAGACGCTGGAGGAGCGCAAGGAGACCCGCCGTGAGGTGACGACGATGCTGTCGCAGGTCAAGGTCACCGCGCTGGCGGTGCCCCTGCTGGGGCTCGGATTCATGCTCATGATCAACGCCACCACACCGGACGCGCTGCAGAAGATGACGGGCTCGTTCGTCGGACAGGTCGGAACGATCGTCGCGTTCGCCCTGTACGCCGCCGGCTATCTGCTGATCCGGCGTCTGTCACGGGTTCAGGTCTGA
- a CDS encoding sensor histidine kinase, which translates to MAPKTLTLTGGNSGGVTGSASAARDRVPSLPIQVNALQALCRQTFGFRLAMIALAAPFAFARTSSHLGTWLVGSSVLVTFMVSYVLLRDWERFGPILLRHPALLAADMFFGALLLVTASPDSTLAYVTICTPLLAGLVYGWRGAAFFAVLQSLIIAGAYGVNPDAEAGFTALLLPGLCVIAGAIGSTLRNLMLGFGAASQALTEARARLAVSGAVEEERARLAREMHDSVAKTLHGLAMAADGLAGSADRLDPRTVKHQAELVARSARRAAAESRELLSDLRRESGLDGGIDVLAELASRTEDFGRRHSVPVSFRQFGEAPVPPVPHAVARHALTIATEAMENAQRHAHPTYVNVAAGIVGDVLRISVYDDGPGLPPGTTLNDLRRAGHFGLVGMVERAASIGARIRIGRGRAEKGTEVRLELPAVVLRAPHRPDRPGDPPPASPPPPARPSAPLLN; encoded by the coding sequence ATGGCCCCCAAGACCCTCACGCTCACCGGCGGAAACTCCGGCGGTGTCACCGGCTCGGCATCGGCCGCACGCGACCGCGTGCCCTCGCTGCCCATCCAGGTCAACGCCCTTCAGGCGCTGTGCCGGCAGACTTTCGGGTTCCGCCTGGCGATGATCGCGCTCGCCGCGCCCTTCGCGTTCGCGCGCACCTCGTCGCATCTGGGTACCTGGCTGGTCGGCTCGTCCGTCCTCGTCACCTTCATGGTCTCCTACGTACTGCTGCGCGACTGGGAGCGGTTCGGCCCCATCCTGCTGCGCCATCCCGCCCTGCTCGCCGCCGACATGTTCTTCGGCGCGCTGCTGCTGGTGACGGCGTCCCCGGACTCGACGCTCGCCTACGTCACCATCTGCACCCCGCTGCTCGCCGGGCTCGTGTACGGCTGGCGCGGGGCGGCCTTCTTCGCCGTACTCCAGTCGTTGATCATCGCCGGCGCGTACGGCGTCAACCCCGACGCCGAGGCCGGATTCACCGCACTGCTCCTGCCCGGACTCTGCGTCATCGCGGGCGCCATAGGCAGTACGCTGCGCAACCTCATGCTCGGCTTCGGCGCCGCCAGCCAGGCCCTCACCGAGGCGAGGGCCCGGCTCGCGGTCAGCGGCGCCGTCGAGGAGGAACGCGCGCGTCTCGCTCGCGAGATGCACGATTCCGTGGCCAAGACCCTGCACGGTCTCGCGATGGCGGCCGACGGGCTCGCCGGTTCCGCCGACCGGCTGGACCCGCGGACCGTCAAGCACCAGGCGGAGCTGGTGGCGCGCTCGGCGCGCCGCGCCGCCGCCGAGTCCCGTGAGCTGCTCTCCGACCTGCGCCGCGAGTCCGGGCTGGACGGCGGCATCGACGTACTGGCCGAACTCGCCTCCCGTACGGAGGACTTCGGCCGCCGTCACAGCGTGCCGGTGTCCTTTCGGCAGTTCGGCGAAGCCCCGGTGCCGCCCGTACCGCACGCGGTGGCGCGGCACGCGCTGACGATCGCCACCGAGGCGATGGAGAACGCGCAGCGCCACGCCCACCCCACGTACGTGAACGTCGCGGCCGGAATCGTGGGCGATGTGCTGCGTATCAGCGTGTACGACGACGGTCCCGGCCTCCCGCCCGGTACGACCCTCAACGACCTCCGGCGCGCCGGACACTTCGGCCTCGTCGGCATGGTCGAGCGGGCGGCCTCCATCGGGGCCCGCATCCGGATAGGCCGGGGCAGGGCCGAGAAGGGCACCGAGGTACGGCTGGAGCTGCCGGCCGTGGTGCTGCGCGCACCGCACCGTCCCGACCGGCCGGGCGACCCGCCGCCGGCCTCCCCGCCACCACCGGCGCGGCCCTCCGCGCCGCTGCTGAACTGA
- a CDS encoding pilus assembly protein TadG-related protein, whose protein sequence is MNSSRESGQAAPIYITMVAGLLFLALAFFAVGQAGATRNGAQSAADAAALAAAQESRDLFSEDFLGGLLNPGFLEDIFNGDRIGTADGCSAAARFADENKADLDNTAGRRGCSFTGNRWGFTVNVVTQKPMGANILPGTEKKHAKAHATAIVEPRCTFKPAEKEEEEEPPADGEDPEDVKPASPGLLTCGGKDWEIDPDHLDLLPDMADLFLVRLARD, encoded by the coding sequence ATGAACTCATCCCGCGAGTCAGGGCAGGCCGCTCCCATCTACATCACGATGGTGGCGGGCCTGCTCTTTCTCGCGCTCGCGTTCTTCGCGGTCGGTCAGGCCGGTGCGACACGCAATGGTGCCCAGTCCGCGGCCGATGCCGCGGCCCTGGCGGCAGCCCAGGAGTCCCGCGATCTGTTCAGCGAGGATTTCCTGGGCGGTTTGCTGAACCCGGGGTTCCTGGAAGACATCTTCAACGGTGACCGGATCGGCACCGCCGACGGCTGCTCAGCCGCAGCCCGGTTCGCGGACGAGAACAAGGCCGATCTGGACAACACCGCTGGTCGTCGTGGCTGCTCCTTCACCGGCAACCGGTGGGGCTTCACAGTGAACGTCGTCACTCAGAAGCCGATGGGCGCCAACATCCTGCCGGGCACCGAGAAAAAGCACGCCAAGGCGCATGCCACGGCGATTGTCGAGCCCCGGTGCACCTTCAAACCTGCCGAAAAGGAAGAGGAAGAGGAGCCTCCCGCGGATGGGGAAGACCCGGAAGACGTTAAACCGGCGTCACCGGGCCTGCTCACATGCGGTGGCAAGGACTGGGAGATCGATCCTGATCATCT